Sequence from the Ignavibacteria bacterium genome:
ATTTGGAAGCCTGGATTTTTGTTAGCATTATGTATTCTCCTTTTCACCGGTGAAAAGGCTAAAATTACTGCCGTGTAAAATGGAAAAGAGCTAATTAATATTCTTTCCAATTAGTTTTATTATTATTATTTTTAACAAAAATTATTCCAAAGTTTAACCCCAATCAGAATAGAGTGCATGTATTTAGATAACGTATTACAAATAGATGGCGTAACTGTCCGCAAGGATATAGTTGATTCGCACTTCGTCTGTGATTTAACGAAGTGCAAAGGGGCATGCTGTACAATGGAAAGCGAGTATGGCGCCCCGATAAAAAAAGAAGAAATTGATGAAATTGAGAAGGTCCTCCCTGTGGTAAAGGAATATCTTTCCCCCAGGCACATCAAAGAGATTGAAGCTAATGGTTTCTGGGAGGAAAAAGAGGGTGAACTTTTAACCAGAAGCGTCAACGACAGGGCCTGCGTCTTTGTATATTATGAAGGTGACATTGCCAAGTGTGCAGTTGAAAAGGCTTTTAAAGAAGGCAAAATAGGCGTCAATAAGCCGATATCCTGCCATCTCTTCCCTATCCGTGTATCGAGGTTCGGGGGCGACATACTGAGGTATGAAAGAATTCCCGAATGCTACGCTGCCGTGGAAAACGGCGTAAAGCTGGGTGTTAGAATTGCCGATTTCTGCAAGGAATCTTTAGTCAGGCTTTACGGAGAGTCCTGGTATGAAAAATTAAGGATAGCCAGGAGGGAAAAGTAAAATGTTATCATTAAATCAAAGACTTTCACAGCTTCAGAAGCTCTCGCCCCAGCAGATACAGTACCAGAAACTTCTGCAGCTTAATACGCTTTCACTTGAACAGAGAATAAAAACCGAGCTTGAGCTTAACCCGATCCTGGAAGAAACACTCCTGGATGATTATGAACTTGAAATGAGCCAGGACGAAGAAAAGCCGCAGGACGACCGCGTGGATGACGCTGCTACTGACGGCGAGAGTGACGACGAGGAAATTGCAGATACAAGCGACGACGAGTTTGAGTTAGAAGACTTTATGAACGACGCCGACTCTGAGCCGGAGAACGAATACTATAACAAGAACGGCGATGAGGACAGGACCCAGCCCGTTGCACCTTTAAGGGAGACCTTAAACGAGCACCTGACGCGCCAGCTTTACCTGTTGGATTTAAGCGAAGACATGTTCGCCCTGGGCGAAGAGATAATAGGAAACCTGGACGAGGACGGATACTTAAAGCGCGACCTGAAGAGCATAGTTGAAGAGCTCAATATGTTTCAGCACGTTGAGGTTCCGCTGGAGAAAGCCGAAAGCCTCTTAAAAAAGATACAGACATTTGACCCTGTAGGAATTGCCTCGAGGAACCTGCAGGAATGCCTCCTGGTACAGTTAAAGAATACATCTTTTGACCCTTATTACTCCTATCTGGCAGAACACCTTCTTTTGGATCATTTCAACGACTTTATAAATAAGCGTTTTGATGCCATACAGAAGAATATGAATCTTACGACTGAGACTCTGAAATCGACTATCAGCCTTATTCATAAGCTTAATCCCAAGCCGGGGGAAGGCAACATAGAGTCAGACCAGGCAAACCAGATAACGCCCGACTTTTTAGTTGAGAAAGTGGACGACAACTTTATTATTTCACTTAACGACCGCCACGTCCCTTCTGTTACAATCAGCTCCACGTATCTTGAGATGCTGAATTCAAATAAGAGGAAAAGGAACATTTCAAACCGCGAGAAAGAAACCCACAAGTTCTTAAGGGAGAAGTTCGAGTCGGCAAAATGGTTCATTGCCTCGATCCAGCAGCGCCGTGAGACGCTGATGAAGATCATGCGCGCCATTGTTGAAAAGCAGTACGCGTTTTTTGAATACGGTCCCAAGGCCCTGCGCCCCATGATATATAAAGATATTGCCGAGGAGATCGGGATGGATATATCAACCATTAGCAGGGTTGTTAACGGCAAGTATGTCCAGAGCCCCGTAGGAATTCACGAGCTGAAATATTTCTTCAGCGAGGGGCTTTCGACCGACGACGGCGAGGAGATCTCGAACAAGCACATTAAAGAGCTGATAAAAGAGATCTGCGACTCTGAGACCAAGAACGCTCCATACAGCGACGACAAAATAGCAGAACTGCTGAATGAAAAAGGCATTCACATTGCGCGCAGGACAGTAGCCAAGTACAGGGAGCAGCTCAGGATACCGGTTGCACGCCTGCGCAAGGAATTATGAGTCTTTTCCGGGACGTTATTGTAATAGTTTTTTCCTATTTCCTTTTCGGCCTCGTGCATTCCGTTCTTGCCTCCCGGAAGCTAAAAAAATTATTTGCAGAAAAGTACGGAGACTATATTGCCTTCTACAGGCTCACGTACAATGTAGTCTCCTTTCTTTCTTTCATGCTGCTATTGGAATTCGTTCCGAAACCCGACAGCATTATTTATGACTTAGATGCTCCTTACGACATAATTGTTTTTGTTCTTCAGGTTATAAGCCTTGCCTTCCTCATCTGGTCCTTTACACATTTCGATCTCATGGAATTCTTAGGTATTAAACAGATTGTGCGGTGGTATAACGGAAACTACAGCGCGGAGGATCTGGATGAAAAAGGAACTTTAGTAACCAAAGGACTTTATAAGATAAGCCGCCACCCGGTTTACCTGTTTTCAATACTGTTTCTGGGCTTAAGGCCGCAGATGGATCTTTTTTACCTGGTTTCTTTTATCTGTTTAACGGCTTATTTTTACCTGGGTTCAATTTACGAAGAAAGAAAACTTACAGAAAGGTTCGGGCAGGAATATACCGATTACAAAGGAAGAGTTTCCAGAATCTTTCCGCTTAAATTTAAGCGGCAAAATTAAAATTATAAAAACAGAAAATGAAAAAAGCTTTTTTACTTTTCACTTTTATCGCACTCTGCCCTGCTTTGTTAAGAGCACAGGCAAATAATGATGAAATCCTGGCCAAAGCCGGCAGTAAAACAATTACAAGAGAAGAGTTCCTGGAAAGATTCGAAATGACGCCGTGGCCGCGTCCGCCAAAGAAAGTAACGCCTGAAAACCTGAAACTGGGATTTCTTTATTCGCTTGCCGCCGAGAAGCTCTGGGCCTTAAAGGCGCAGGAAATGGGGCTTGATACCTCAGGTGCCGTTAAGATGGCCTTTAGTTCGCTGGAAAAGATGTATGTAAGAGACGCCCTCTGGAAGCTTGAGATTAAGGACAAGACCGTTATTCCTGAGAGTGAAGAAGCAAAGGGATATTTAAGAACCCGGTTTGCCTACAGGACCGATTACCTTATTGCAGGATCTGAAAAAGAAATTAACAGCATGTATGAACGTCTTCAGAAAGGGACCTCTTTTGATGCTGTTCTGAAGTCTAACGGAAGCAAAGGGCTGGATACACTGACCGTTTCATACGGCATGATGGAAGAAGCCGTGGAGGACGCAATTTACAACTTAATGGTGGGACAATATACCTCACCCGTCTTTACCCCAAACGGCTGGTGCATCTTCCGCCTCAGGGATATAGTTGAACTGAAGCAGGACCCAAAAGACCAGCAGAAAGTAGAGCAGCTGGTTAAAAAGATTACAAACGAGAGGGCCACGGCGAGGGTATATCAGAAGTTCTACCGCAGCTTCTTCTCCAATCAGAAAGTGAACGTCAGCAGCAGGCTTTTTAAGGAGCTTGCGGATAACCTTGTAAAGATTATAAAAGAGAAAAAAAATAACGGCAGTATATCAGACAGCACCCTTGTAAGCCTTCAGCCCCCGGACATTCTTAAGCTTGAAGGCGCCTTCAGGCCTGAAGTGCTGAATATGGATTTTGTTCAGTTCGAAAAAAATCCTGTAAGCTTAAGGCAGTTCATTGAAGATTTTGCAATGGAAGGCTTCAGCACCCAGACGGCGGATCCCAGGATGGTTTTCGGGATATTCAACAGGGTGGTAAAGAAATACGTGGAAAACGAGATGTTGACGCGCGAAGGCTACAGGCGCGGGCTTCAGAACCTGCCGGAGGTAAAAAGAGAGCTTGACATGTGGAAGGACAATTACCTTTCGCAGATGCTCAGATCCACATTCAGGGATTCTGCAAGCGTTACGGATCTTGAGGCGGAGCAGTATTTCCACAAGGTGCAGCAGGGTGCCCCGATGACCGCACAGGTAAACATTGTTGAAGTGCTTACAGACAGCCTTGAAGTTGCCGAGAAGGTGCTGGATGCCGTAAAGAAGGACGTGGATATGCACGTTCTTGCGCGCATGTATTCAAAACGTGAGTCGACAAAGAAGACGCAGGGTGAGACCGGTTTCTTTTCCATAAATGAATATGGTGAGATCGGCCGCATTGCAGGCAATATGGCAATCGGGGACGTCTACGGCCCATTAAAGGTGCCGGAAGGATACTCAATATTTAAGTTAGCCGGAAAAAAAGAAGACTCACTGCACGTGGATAAACCTTTTTCCGAACTTAGGGATTCCATAAAGAAGAATCTTTCGACTGAGAAGGCATATAAATCCGTCTTAAATTACACGGTTAAGCTTGCCGGCGAGTACGGCCTCAGGATAGATGAAAAAGCACTTCAGTCCACACAGGTAATAAACGTTCCGATGTTCACCTACCGCTTCATGGGCTTCGGGGGCAAGCTTCCGGCCGTACCTATGACTGCTCCCTATACGGAGTGGGTAAACCCCTGGTTAGAATATAAATCGAATTTACCTTAAAAAAGGTCATATTCAGGCCAGGAATTTCCTTATCCTGCATTTGGATATTTTTAAGACTTTAATTTATTATATTGATTAGATACAATTAAATCTTCAAACCCCGGACAAAGAGGCGTGTTAGATGCGTTTGTCCCGGATCTGAAGATTGGTTTTTTATTACCATTAATTTTACGCGCAAAACAACAGGAGATAAAAGTGGGTCAAAAAATTCGCTCAACCACAATACTGGGTGTTGTTCATAACGGCGTGGCCGCCATCGGAGGCGACGGGCAGGTTACGCTTGGCAATACAGTTGTAAAGCACAATTCCATGAAGATAAGAAAACTTTATAACGGCAAGGTTCTCTGCGGGTTTGCCGGAAGTGCGGCAGACGCATTTACGCTGCTAGAACGTTTTGAGGAGAAGCTGGAGCAGTACAGAGGCAACGTGGGGCGTGCGGCAGTTGAACTTGCAAAGGACTGGAGGACAGACAAGTACTTAAGACGTCTGGAGGCAATGCTTGCCGTTCTGTCGCAGGATCAGGCATATATCATTTCCGGCACGGGAGACGTCATTGAGCCCGAGGACAACATTGTTGCCATAGGTTCAGGCGGAATGTACGCCCTTGCAGCAGCAAAAATGCTGAAGAAATACAGCAGCCTTTCGGCCAAAGAGATTGTAGCAGAGGCCCTCAAGACTGCAGCAGACATTTGCATTTACACCAATGACAAGATAAGCGTTGAGACTATCTGATATTTTTCCGGAAACTGTAACCAGAAATATACATAAGAATTAAAACGGATTTACATAAAATGAAAAATGATTTAATGAGAAATCTGACGCCGACCCAGATCGTAAAAGAGCTTGACAAGTTCATAATCGGGCAGGATGACGCCAAGCGTGCAGTTGCAATTGCACTCAGGAACCGCTGGCGCAGGCAGCAGGTTGAAGAAAAACTAAAAGAAGAGATTCTTCCAAACAACATAATTTTAATAGGCCCGACCGGCGTGGGTAAAACAGAAATAGCCCGCCGCCTGGCAAAACTCTCAGGCGCACCATTTATTAAGGTTGAAGCTTCAAAGTACACTGAAGTGGGCTACGTGGGGCGCGACGTTGAATCCATGATACGCGATCTTACGGAACTTGCCGTAACAATGGTAAAATCTGAAAAGACCGGAGAGGTTCAGGAGAAAGCAGAAAGAATAGCAGAAGAAAAAATTCTGGACCTGCTGATTCCGCCTGTAAAGAAGCCGAGCACAGCTCCGCAGGAGGAGAACAGCGACGAGCCCGACGAGGCATTCCAGAACCAGAAGACGCGCGAATGGATGAGGCAGAAGCTCCGCAACGGGGAGTTAGACGACAAGATGGTGGAGTTCGATACTTCATCGGCGCAGGGCGGGGTCGGGATGCAGGTCTTGGGGCCATTCGGATTTGATGACATGGGTATAAACATACAGGAGATCATGAGCAACATAATGCCCAAGAAAAAGAAGAAAAGGAAAACCCCGATCAAAGAAGCCCGCGCAGTAATTGCGCAGGAAGAGGCTCAGAAGCTGATAGATATGGAAGCCGTGCAGAAAGAAGCAATTACGCGCGTGCAGGATTCGGGCATCGTGTTTATTGATGAGATAGATAAAATTGCAGGAGGCGGAAAAGGCCAGGGGCCTGACGTGTCGCGCGAAGGCGTGCAGAGGGACCTGCTTCCGATTGTTGAAGGCTCGAGCATAAATACAAAGTACGGCGTTGTTAAGACGGACCACATTTTGTTTATTGCTTCGGGAGCTTTCCACGTCTCTAAGCCATCGGACCTGATACCGGAACTTCAGGGACGCTTCCCTATACGCGTGGAGCTGAAGAGCCTGACCGAGGACGACTTCATCAAGATTCTTACTATTCCTCAGAACGCGCTTCTTAAGCAGTATGCAGCGCTCCTGCAGACAGAAGGCGTTGAGATTGAATTTCTTGAGGACGGAATAAAGGAAGTAGCCCGCATTGCAACCATAGTAAACGAGCAGGTGGAAAACATCGGGGCAAGAAGGCTTCACACAATTCTGACCACTCTACTGGACGACATTCTCTTTAATGTACCCGACCAGATCCCCGGCTCAAAGGTAATGATCAATGGTGAAATGGTTAAGGATAAGCTTGAGAGGATTGTTCAGAACAGGGATCTGAGCAAATACATACTTTAACATGAACTGATTTTATGCGGGCGGATTTCTCTAATGTGGAAAATCCGCCCGTTTTTTATTTAGTAAAAAGTTTCATACCTTTAGTTCCTTTAAAAAAATTGTTTTCTGATTTGGGATTTTTATGAAATACTTTAATGTCCGTACAATCAGTTATTTACCAATCATAGTCATTGCCGCAATGCTTGCGGGGTGCTCCTCTGCTCCCAAGCTGCTCAATCTTGACACTGCCAAAAAAGAAGTCGGGCTTTACTACGAGTCAGGCCAGTACGATAAAGACGTTCAGGAAGTGGTGGAAGACGCAATTAAAGATTTTGACGGCGTAAAAGTCCGTGACAGTTCAGCCGTAGTGTTTGATGTAGACGAGACGGTCCTATCGAACTATTCCGAAATAAAAAGTGTTGGTTTCGGTTTTGAAGGAGAGCACTGGAACAGATGGATACTTGAGGAAAAGGCTCCTGCAATTGAAGGCGTAAAAAACCTTTATAATTATCTCATAGGCAGGAAGTTCCGCATACTTTTTATTACAGGAAGGACGATGGCGCAGTACGAAGCCACGTACAGGAATCTTAAGCAGGCGGGCTATACAACATTCGATACGCTTATTGTGCGGCAGGGCAGTATGCTGAAGGCTCCGGCCGAGAATTTCAAGAGCATTGAGCGCACGGTGCTTACCGATATGGGCTACAAAATTGAAGGCTGCGTAGGCGACCAGTTAAGCGATCTTAAAGGGGCCTACACGGGCATAAAAATAAAGCTTCCAAATTATCTTTATCTGGTTGATTAGGGGATTATTTCCCCGGCATATTGTGATGTGCGATACTTGCATATAGCGTTAAATAAGCATACATTTATGTGTTACCCAAGTTATGCCTCCATTCCGAATGTTTGTCATAGATCCTTAATGTACCAGTAGAAATGTGCTTAGTTTCCGGTATAAGTTAGACCGGTAGAATTTGTCCGTGCAACGAGGAGGGATTATGAAGTATGCCATTTTTCTTTTGGCCGTCTTTCTTATTGCCCCGGGCTGCAGCAGGAAGGAAAAGTCTTCTCTAAAAGAGAAGTCCAGGGCTGAGGAAAGCATCAGTAAGACTATAGCCCGTATGGATAAAATTAACGACACTCTTTCTGTTTATACACAGAAATTTGTTTCAGCTGCAAAGGAAGAGTTAAGTGATCCTAAGTTTCAGGAGAACCTGATTTCAAAACTAGACGGCTATAGCAGGCAGCTGAGCAGCTGCAAGTGCGAAATCAAAAGCCTGGCGCTTGTGGATAAGGCGTGCAGGGCCAAAATTTCAAAGCTGCAGGATGTAATTTCAAAGGGGGAAGAAAAGATCATTCTTCTGCAAAAGGAAATTGCAGACGTAAAGGCAAATATGGAGGAAAAAGGATCGCAGCTGGCCCGGACGCTCTAGTGCCATAATATTTCAGCAGATCATTACGTTTCAGCAGGTATGCCATCCTGAACAGATATAATTTATTTCAATTTGTTCAGGATTTGTTATTTTAAAGCCATGAAAATCAAAAACCGCATTACAGAACTTTTTAATATCGAGTACCCCATAGTGCAGGCCGGAATGGTCTGGGTCTCGGGCTGGAGACTCGCTTCAGCAGTATCCAACTGCGGGGGACTAGGTCTAATTGGTGCAGGCTCCATGAAGCCGGAGCTTTTAAGAGAACACATACAAAAATGCAGGGCTGCAACAGTTAAGCCCTTCGGGGTTAATATACCTCTTCTGCGCGAGGATGCATCAGAGCTGGTAAGAACGGTAATTGAAGAAGATGTAAAGATTGTGTTCTCCTCAGCGGGGCATCCGGGTAAATTCATTGAAGAATTAAAAAAGCACGGCATAAAGGTTACGCACGTTGTCCCATCTCTTAAATTTGCCCTTAAGGCCGAAAGTGTCGGCTGCGATGCCATTGTAGGTGAAGGCGTTGAAGCCGGAGGGCATAACGGTTTTGATGAGCTTTCGACAATAGTCCTCATCCCGCAGCTTAAAGATGCCGTAAGTATTCCTGTTATGGCGGCAGGTGGAATTGCCGACGGGCGGGGCATACTGGCAGCACTTTCTCTTGGCGCCGAAGGGGTGCAGATAGGAACGCGTTTTGCCGTAACGGTGGAATCCTCGGCGCACGAGGAATACAAGAAAAGGATCTGCGAGGCACATGACAACGATACCGTTCTGATATTAAAGAAGATCGGACTTGTAAGGACGCTTAAGAACCAGTATACCGACCAGGTGCAGGCGGCCGAGGCCTCCGGTGCCGGTACGGAAGAATTAAAAGAGCTTCTGGGAAAAAAGCGTGAACGCCTCGGCATCTTTGAAGGCAACAGAGATCAGGGCATGATGGAAGCCGGTCAGGGTGTGGGAATAATTAAAGACATACCTACAGTAAAAAGTCTTTTGGAAAAGCTAATTCAGGAATTTGACGCAGCCTGCCGAAATCTTCCCTGCGGGGAAAAGAAAATTTAGTCCTGCATTTCCCAAATTTAAACACATAGGGTTGTGGCATGCAACCCTTCGAAACTAAATCCCTCCGGCACTTGTTGAATATTAAACATGGCAGAATCAAAAAGGCATTTATATGAGGGCTTTAACGGCATTAGCACTTCTGCTTATATTCAGTTTTACCGGCTGCACAGATAAAAACTACAAAGGAAGTGAAGCTATGGCTAACAGGTATACACACGGGGATGCACCTGAATTCCCTGGGGGACTAGACTGGCTTAATGTGGATAAACCGATTAAACTCCAGGACCTGAGGGGAAAAGTTGTGCTTCTCGATTTCTGGACCTTCTGCTGTATTAACTGCATGCACATTATACCCGACCTGAAAAAGCTTGAGGCGAAATATCCCGATGAGCTTGTTGTTATAGGAGTCCACTCGGCAAAATTCCTCACCGAACAGGAAACCGGCAATATAAGGCAGGCAATCCTTCGCTATGACATTGAGCACCCTGTTGTAAACGATAAGGATTTTAAGATATGGACAAGTTACGGCGCAAACGCATGGCCGACGGTTGTGCTAATAGACCCCCGGGGCGACGTCGTAGGGCATCACTCGGGCGAAGGTGTTTTTGAAAGCATGGATGGCGCAATCGGTGATATTATCAGGCTTAACAGCTCTTCGATTAACAAAACGCATATAAAGTTGAGTCTTGAGAAAAATAAGAGGTCCGAATCGATACTTAGCTTCCCGGGCAAGGTGCTGGCAGATGAGACTTCCGGCAGGCTCTTCATTACGGACTCAAACCACGATAGAGTTATTATTTCAGACCTTGATGGGAACGTGCAGGACATTATAGGATCCGGAAAACCGGGGCAGAAGGACGGACCATTTAATGAGGCCTCTTTTTTCCGCCCGCAGGGGCTCGCGCTTAAGGGTGAGGAGCTTTATATTGCCGATACGGAAAACCACCTTATACGCAAGGCTGACCTTAAGACAAAGAGGGTTTCAACAATTGCGGGACTTGGAAGACAGGTATATAACAGAAACCCCAAAGGAGACGCAAAACAGGCAGGGCTTAATTCGCCGTGGGATCTTACGATAAACGATAACATTCTTTACATCGCCATGGCCGGGCAGCATCAGCTGTGGGCTTTGAATTTGGCCGATAACACAATCCGCATTCACGCAGGCACGGGAAACGAGAACATAGTTGACGGCGAGCTCAGAGGTGCCCTTCTTTCACAGCCGAGCGGTATTACAACTGACGGAAAAAGGCTTTACTTT
This genomic interval carries:
- the hslV gene encoding ATP-dependent protease subunit HslV is translated as MKVGQKIRSTTILGVVHNGVAAIGGDGQVTLGNTVVKHNSMKIRKLYNGKVLCGFAGSAADAFTLLERFEEKLEQYRGNVGRAAVELAKDWRTDKYLRRLEAMLAVLSQDQAYIISGTGDVIEPEDNIVAIGSGGMYALAAAKMLKKYSSLSAKEIVAEALKTAADICIYTNDKISVETI
- a CDS encoding nitronate monooxygenase codes for the protein MKNRITELFNIEYPIVQAGMVWVSGWRLASAVSNCGGLGLIGAGSMKPELLREHIQKCRAATVKPFGVNIPLLREDASELVRTVIEEDVKIVFSSAGHPGKFIEELKKHGIKVTHVVPSLKFALKAESVGCDAIVGEGVEAGGHNGFDELSTIVLIPQLKDAVSIPVMAAGGIADGRGILAALSLGAEGVQIGTRFAVTVESSAHEEYKKRICEAHDNDTVLILKKIGLVRTLKNQYTDQVQAAEASGAGTEELKELLGKKRERLGIFEGNRDQGMMEAGQGVGIIKDIPTVKSLLEKLIQEFDAACRNLPCGEKKI
- a CDS encoding redoxin domain-containing protein — protein: MANRYTHGDAPEFPGGLDWLNVDKPIKLQDLRGKVVLLDFWTFCCINCMHIIPDLKKLEAKYPDELVVIGVHSAKFLTEQETGNIRQAILRYDIEHPVVNDKDFKIWTSYGANAWPTVVLIDPRGDVVGHHSGEGVFESMDGAIGDIIRLNSSSINKTHIKLSLEKNKRSESILSFPGKVLADETSGRLFITDSNHDRVIISDLDGNVQDIIGSGKPGQKDGPFNEASFFRPQGLALKGEELYIADTENHLIRKADLKTKRVSTIAGLGRQVYNRNPKGDAKQAGLNSPWDLTINDNILYIAMAGQHQLWALNLADNTIRIHAGTGNENIVDGELRGALLSQPSGITTDGKRLYFADSEVSAVRSADFNPVNGKVSTIIGKGLFDFGDTDGDSRRARLQHPLGITYFNGKLYVADTYNNKIKIVDPAENTSRTFAGTGAEGMDDGDLTKAKFNEPGGISYAKGRFYVADTDNNLVRIIDPAQEKVSTLQLKGIEKLRKPFAFNEKEFQGDKEVLSGVNLSRLKGVSLSLSFQNNYGLNHDAPSKIRIFSRDGKVNVEKSITSPKTEIDLPGLNGVDKLYSEMVVYYCKEGNEGLCLIKDVLFEINNSPEGKEQLDINYSLAAAK
- a CDS encoding DUF3109 family protein, with the protein product MYLDNVLQIDGVTVRKDIVDSHFVCDLTKCKGACCTMESEYGAPIKKEEIDEIEKVLPVVKEYLSPRHIKEIEANGFWEEKEGELLTRSVNDRACVFVYYEGDIAKCAVEKAFKEGKIGVNKPISCHLFPIRVSRFGGDILRYERIPECYAAVENGVKLGVRIADFCKESLVRLYGESWYEKLRIARREK
- a CDS encoding isoprenylcysteine carboxylmethyltransferase family protein; protein product: MSLFRDVIVIVFSYFLFGLVHSVLASRKLKKLFAEKYGDYIAFYRLTYNVVSFLSFMLLLEFVPKPDSIIYDLDAPYDIIVFVLQVISLAFLIWSFTHFDLMEFLGIKQIVRWYNGNYSAEDLDEKGTLVTKGLYKISRHPVYLFSILFLGLRPQMDLFYLVSFICLTAYFYLGSIYEERKLTERFGQEYTDYKGRVSRIFPLKFKRQN
- the hslU gene encoding ATP-dependent protease ATPase subunit HslU, with the translated sequence MKNDLMRNLTPTQIVKELDKFIIGQDDAKRAVAIALRNRWRRQQVEEKLKEEILPNNIILIGPTGVGKTEIARRLAKLSGAPFIKVEASKYTEVGYVGRDVESMIRDLTELAVTMVKSEKTGEVQEKAERIAEEKILDLLIPPVKKPSTAPQEENSDEPDEAFQNQKTREWMRQKLRNGELDDKMVEFDTSSAQGGVGMQVLGPFGFDDMGINIQEIMSNIMPKKKKKRKTPIKEARAVIAQEEAQKLIDMEAVQKEAITRVQDSGIVFIDEIDKIAGGGKGQGPDVSREGVQRDLLPIVEGSSINTKYGVVKTDHILFIASGAFHVSKPSDLIPELQGRFPIRVELKSLTEDDFIKILTIPQNALLKQYAALLQTEGVEIEFLEDGIKEVARIATIVNEQVENIGARRLHTILTTLLDDILFNVPDQIPGSKVMINGEMVKDKLERIVQNRDLSKYIL
- the rpoN gene encoding RNA polymerase factor sigma-54, with translation MLSLNQRLSQLQKLSPQQIQYQKLLQLNTLSLEQRIKTELELNPILEETLLDDYELEMSQDEEKPQDDRVDDAATDGESDDEEIADTSDDEFELEDFMNDADSEPENEYYNKNGDEDRTQPVAPLRETLNEHLTRQLYLLDLSEDMFALGEEIIGNLDEDGYLKRDLKSIVEELNMFQHVEVPLEKAESLLKKIQTFDPVGIASRNLQECLLVQLKNTSFDPYYSYLAEHLLLDHFNDFINKRFDAIQKNMNLTTETLKSTISLIHKLNPKPGEGNIESDQANQITPDFLVEKVDDNFIISLNDRHVPSVTISSTYLEMLNSNKRKRNISNREKETHKFLREKFESAKWFIASIQQRRETLMKIMRAIVEKQYAFFEYGPKALRPMIYKDIAEEIGMDISTISRVVNGKYVQSPVGIHELKYFFSEGLSTDDGEEISNKHIKELIKEICDSETKNAPYSDDKIAELLNEKGIHIARRTVAKYREQLRIPVARLRKEL